Proteins encoded together in one Coffea arabica cultivar ET-39 chromosome 2c, Coffea Arabica ET-39 HiFi, whole genome shotgun sequence window:
- the LOC113726731 gene encoding uncharacterized protein, which produces MEALIYQFTILSDEALQDKNFDPSTIEDLMRLFELESYKAWAAMELEQEKEVQEAESCVEEAEEYLDSVMESAMEEFRRFEEEMNRACQAEYDSLVNVAESARTMGRSLEKAATNASKKYIEAAMNSATASMKSAMKALSSKYKKVHPS; this is translated from the coding sequence ATGGAAGCTCTGATTTATCAGTTCACAATTCTCTCCGATGAGGCTCTTCAAGACAAGAACTTTGATCCATCTACAATAGAAGATCTCATGAGGCTCTTCGAACTGGAGTCCTACAAGGCCTGGGCAGCCATGGAGCTTGAACAGGAAAAAGAAGTGCAAGAAGCTGAGAGTTGCGTGGAAGAAGCTGAGGAATATCTTGACTCTGTCATGGAGAGTGCCATGGAGGAATTTCGTCGGTTCGAGGAGGAAATGAACAGGGCTTGCCAGGCTGAATATGATAGCTTAGTCAATGTGGCTGAAAGTGCAAGGACGATGGGAAGGTCTTTGGAAAAAGCAGCTACAAATGCTTCCAAGAAGTATATTGAAGCTGCAATGAACTCAGCTACTGCATCAATGAAATCAGCGATGAAAGCCCTTTCTTCTAAGTATAAAAAGGTTCATCCATCTTAG